Genomic DNA from Marinobacter sp. MDS2:
TTGTTCTTCTGGGCCAGCTCTTCGTACTGTTCTTTCTGCTGGCTTTGCAGCTCTTCCTGATAGGCCATAAGCGCAGTCTGGATTTCTTCGCGAGTCAGACGCTTGGCATCTTCGTCACCAGATTGGCCGTGCTCAAAGCCTTGGATGAACTGTTCCAGCTGCAGGTCGGGCAGATCATTGCTCATGCGCTCGCCCATCACCAAGCCCATGCCGTAGCTGACTTTTTCCGGGGTGGTGTCCAGCGACGGATCTGGCTCGGTGGTTGAACAACCGGCAACAACACCGGCCATGGCTACGGCTAAGAGTGTTTTCTTCATGAATCGTTCCTTTGCACATGGTTCAGGGCTCTTCGGCCCTGTTGGAAATTTAGGGTCAACAACTTAACGGGTTCTGTAAGCGGATGCTACTGAACAAGTGTTAAGGCTGCGGCATGATGATCGTCATGATTCTCTTTTGTAGGCAGGGCTGTTCAACGAGAAAGGTGCGCTGTAGGGCGTCTGCCAATCATCACCAGCGCCGGCAGAAGGGGGTTTCTTGGAGGCAGACTCACTGCGCTCGATCGCCAGCGCGTTCCATTGGCCTTGAGCGGGCGGCTGATCGGCGTAATGCCAGTGGCCGTCAGTGTCTTTCCACTTGAACACAATGTCCGGGCCATTGGTGGGGGCCGGAGACGGAACCAGCCCTTCGAAAGGCGGCAAGGTTTCCGGGGTTTCTGCGTTGC
This window encodes:
- a CDS encoding DUF4124 domain-containing protein; this translates as MLMKWLIRLAFPALGLLLLLIFFGLGDPEKVAEPVRNAETPETLPPFEGLVPSPAPTNGPDIVFKWKDTDGHWHYADQPPAQGQWNALAIERSESASKKPPSAGAGDDWQTPYSAPFSLNSPAYKRES